A region of Streptomyces sp. NBC_01788 DNA encodes the following proteins:
- a CDS encoding NADPH-dependent F420 reductase, with translation MRIGIIGAGNIGGNLTRRLTALGHDVSVANSRGPRTLGALAEETGATPVYAKEAARGAEVVVVTVPVKAVPNLPPGLLDGAAGGVTVIDTGNYYPRERDGRIAGIEDEGLTESRWTERQIGHPVIKAFNGTYAQDLLERPRPAGAPDRTALPVAGDDEAAKAKVRALVDQLGFDTVDGGGIDDSWRQQPGTPVYGLQAGADTVAKALAEASPERPAQFRG, from the coding sequence ATGAGGATCGGCATCATCGGCGCGGGCAACATCGGCGGAAACCTCACCCGGCGGCTCACCGCCCTCGGGCACGACGTCTCCGTGGCGAACTCCCGTGGCCCGCGGACACTCGGCGCGCTGGCCGAGGAGACCGGCGCGACCCCCGTATACGCAAAGGAGGCGGCGCGCGGCGCCGAGGTCGTCGTGGTCACCGTCCCCGTCAAGGCGGTTCCGAACCTGCCGCCCGGGCTGCTCGACGGGGCGGCCGGGGGCGTGACGGTGATCGACACCGGCAACTACTACCCGCGCGAGCGGGACGGCAGGATCGCGGGGATCGAGGACGAGGGGCTCACCGAGAGCCGCTGGACCGAACGGCAGATCGGTCATCCGGTGATCAAGGCGTTCAACGGGACCTACGCCCAGGACCTCCTCGAACGTCCCCGCCCGGCCGGGGCCCCCGACCGCACGGCGCTCCCGGTGGCGGGCGACGACGAGGCGGCCAAGGCGAAGGTGCGGGCGCTCGTCGACCAGCTCGGCTTCGACACCGTGGACGGCGGTGGCATCGACGACTCCTGGCGCCAGCAGCCCGGCACGCCGGTCTACGGCCTCCAGGCAGGCGCGGACACCGTCGCCAAGGCCCTGGCCGAGGCGTCCCCGGAGCGGCCGGCGCAGTTCCGGGGGTAG
- a CDS encoding glycoside hydrolase family 25 protein — protein sequence MLHGIDVSAYQSSTYGTSGLSFVFIKATEGRTYVNSKLSAQTKHGRDAGLVVGFYHFLWPGNITAQAEYFVSQAPEKAGDVLAVDWETTGEGTHATNAEKDAFIRAVKSLRPHNRVVLYTNRNFWLNIDTTSYAGDGLWIADYVAAGEPRIKAKWLFHQYTDDPLDKDVANFAGATALRQWAAV from the coding sequence ATGCTGCACGGCATCGATGTGAGCGCCTACCAGTCCTCCACCTACGGCACGAGCGGCCTCTCCTTCGTCTTCATCAAGGCGACGGAGGGCCGCACGTACGTCAACTCCAAGCTCAGTGCCCAGACCAAGCACGGCCGTGACGCCGGTCTCGTGGTCGGCTTCTACCACTTCCTGTGGCCCGGCAACATCACCGCGCAGGCGGAGTACTTCGTCTCGCAGGCGCCCGAGAAGGCGGGCGACGTCCTCGCCGTCGACTGGGAGACGACCGGCGAGGGCACGCACGCGACCAACGCGGAGAAGGACGCGTTCATCCGCGCGGTCAAGTCCCTGCGCCCGCACAACCGGGTCGTGCTCTACACGAACAGGAACTTCTGGCTCAACATCGACACCACCTCCTACGCGGGCGACGGCCTGTGGATCGCCGACTACGTCGCCGCCGGGGAGCCCCGGATCAAGGCGAAGTGGCTCTTCCACCAGTACACCGACGACCCGCTGGACAAGGACGTGGCGAACTTCGCCGGCGCGACCGCGCTGCGGCAGTGGGCGGCCGTCTGA